TCCGCAGCTCGAACGAGACGCCCTTGAGGGCGGGAAGCCCGCGATCGTCCTCTGCCTCGATCTTCTCGACCTTCAGGACCGGCTCCGGGGTCCCTTTCGCCTCAGTCCGCCGGACGGTGAACACGACGTCGCGGCCGACCATCATCTCAGCAAGCTCCCGCTCGTTCGTCTCAGCGGCGGCGACCGTCCCGATCACCTTCCCCTTGCGCAACACCGTGATCCGGTCGCATATCTCGATCGCCTCGCGCAGCTTGTGGGTGATCAGGACGGTCGACTTCCCCTCCCCCTTCAGGGTTCGAAGGGCGTTTTCCAGGTGTTCGACCTCCTGCTCGGTCAAAACGGCGGTCGGCTCGTCGAGGATCAGGGTATCCGCCCCACGGTACAGGGCCTTTATGATCTCGACGCGCTGCTGCTCCCCGACCGGGAGCTGTTCGACCCGCGCTCGCGGATCGACCGGAAGGCCGTACTGGTTCGAGAACTCCTCGATCCTCTGGATAGCAGCGTTCCGATCGATGAAAAGGCCCGATCTGATCGGCTCCTGGCCGAGCATGATGTTCTCGGCGACGGTGAGCCGGGGGACGAGCATGAAGTGCTGATGGACCATCCCGATCCCCAGCCTGATCGCCGTCGCCGGGCCGTAGTTCGATTGGGGTTTACCGTTGATCAGGATCTGTCCTGCGTCCGGCCGATACAGGCCGTACAGGATGCTCATGAGCACGGTCTTCCCGGCGCCATTCTCGCCGAGAAGACCGTGTATCTCTCCACGTCTCAGGGCGAAGTCGATCCCGTCGTTG
The sequence above is drawn from the Candidatus Bipolaricaulota bacterium genome and encodes:
- a CDS encoding ABC transporter ATP-binding protein, producing the protein MPEFAVEMRGIVKRFPGVIANDGIDFALRRGEIHGLLGENGAGKTVLMSILYGLYRPDAGQILINGKPQSNYGPATAIRLGIGMVHQHFMLVPRLTVAENIMLGQEPIRSGLFIDRNAAIQRIEEFSNQYGLPVDPRARVEQLPVGEQQRVEIIKALYRGADTLILDEPTAVLTEQEVEHLENALRTLKGEGKSTVLITHKLREAIEICDRITVLRKGKVIGTVAAAETNERELAEMMVGRDVVFTVRRTEAKGTPEPVLKVEKIEAEDDRGLPALKGVSFELRKNEILGIAGVQGNGQAELAEVLTGLRPVKRGSIFLDGLDLTGKTARDFIDAGIAHIPADRQLRGLVMDFTIRENAILGRQRAHEFAPNRFWHNQRAITRYTERIVEEYGVKTPSILVLARNLSGGNQQRLIVGREFSKQPRVIIAAQPTRGLDVGGMEYVREQLLGMRDRGAAVLLISMDLDEVMMLSDRIAVIYNGEIVAIKDPEDTDRRELGELMLSGSKTEES